Within Limanda limanda chromosome 1, fLimLim1.1, whole genome shotgun sequence, the genomic segment CCACAAGGAAAAGAAGCAGttgagagaagagacagaattgcCATAGATCGATGACAAGCATTTGTAAACACTTACATGCAGCAGGGGGGTCTCAACAACTTCTCTCAGCTTCTCAATCTGCTCCTTACATCCACCAACATCACTGTACGTCACATCAGGCTTCTCCTCCACCTACAGTGCAACATTTGGACAAAGAGTGTTGTTGAAAAGTTGAAAAGGGCAACATTTACCAGGGCAATTCAGAGTTTTCCCACCGAAAAACGTCAAAACTAAAATGTTTATACATGTCCGGCAGTGGATCCATACCTGCATCATGGTGACAGTGGGGTCAATCTTGGGAGGCAGAGGAATATGGATTTGATACTTGTTTCTGTCAACACTGCATAAGCAAAAGAGACGTGATGGTTAGCGGATTGTATTACCACACACCTCAAATAGATAAATGTGATGATGATATTTGATACTATATTAAATACACTAATACTCATGTCTCACCCGACTCTCATGCCCTCCTCAATGTCAGTTGGAGCCACCTGGTCGCTCAGGTCCACCACAAACTTGGCAAACTGTTTGACATTGATGATGTATTTTGGGTCCTCCGAGTCGGCGTTGATGATCTTTGTGCATCTGTGAGGTGGAAATAAATTCAGGAAAGGTAATGTTAACACTTATTTTTAATGCAGGTATCCAGTTGATTTAACAATCATTAACGCAGGACATACACAAAACGCAAGAAAAGTCTAGAAATATTTTTGAAtgatcttgtttttttctaatttgGACCAAGTATGGTGTACCTTGCCACCTGCAGAGGCTGTTCACTCTGCAGAGTCTGTTTGTCAGCAGCCAGATCCCAGAGTGCAGGTGGAGCCAGGCCGGTGTCTGACTCCTTAATACCTGGCAAAGCAAATAATAGTAAAATCAAAAAACCCATCACACATTAAATGCATAatgacacaaaaaagaaaatggccCCATGTGTGTCACTGTCAGGACACTGTCAGCTCTGGTGTCATTTAAAGTGAGTTGATGGATTCCCCCCCCACCTGTCAGCTCGTTGATCTTCttgagcagctgctggatgtCATCTTCCACTTGTTTGATCTGTCTGGAGTAGGTGCTTTGACCCTGGAgagaaaacagcaaaacacaacTTAGTGCTACTTAGAAATTTAAAGATACTGCGAGTGTGACCAATTTCAAAAGTCAAGATCCCAACAGATACAAAGTCCGAACTTACATATGTTTTCAGCAGCGCGATGTCCCCTTCATCTAAAGCTGTGagtagaaaaacaacatcagtgAAGGGTCACTCTGTCAGCAGGCCGCGAGCACTGAACTGAGACGTGACGTTAAATTTATACAAGACAAATTACTATATATAAGCTATTCAGTTGTTTTAGCATCGGGCATCTTGAAACATTACGTTTATTGAACAACAGTTTAACCTTAACCAGTAGTAAACCAGCGGGTTGTTTGTCGAGCTGAGCTAACGTTAGCAATAAAGCTAATGTCGGCGTCAAAGAACCTTTTACTCTTTCTAGAAACTAACGTGTAAATGTTTAAACGTACATCTGATAGGACCCtcatccttttcctccttttccttggTTTTCCTCTGGTCGTCTCCCAGATAATCCGGCATTTTCCCTCTGAATCAACTGCTTCCACAAAGAGACGACGCTGCTCCTGCAGCTAAACTGAACAATTACACAGCAGCTTTGGGTTTCCGCTTCTGTGCTCCACTCACCGGAAGTACGGGACGGACTTTTATTTACGGAGTAccaacaataaaaagaaaaatgtcgtcataaataaaatattcttatAAACACTCCGATCATAGATGTTataaaattattatattaatatgtgAGAGTGTCCAGTAGACACGGGTGAAGGAAAACGCCTACTGCGGAACCTGAGTGGAGAGGAACCAAAGTCCCGACACGGACCGTTCGGCGGTGTTACAGCGGAGCTCGTTCCCGGTCAGGCACTTGAGAGTGGAGGCCCATGTGGTTTGTCAATGAGCGGCCATCAAACCCCGGCACTTTAGGAACCTTCCACATTTCAGCAGCCGAGTATTCCAGTAATTTGTTTCCAAGATGCTGCTCGAAGCCCTGGACAGTGATGAGACGTTTGTGTTCGCAACCGCTGCCGGTAAGAAAGAAGGAGGCCACAGGAGGAGAGCTAGCTAAACCAGCAGCGTTGTAGGCGTTAGCATGCAGCTAAAACGCACACAGCAAGGACTGAGCTACTGTTGTCAGTGCTAGCAAGCTAATTTAGTCTGTGTCATTCTGTGTGAACGTGTCATGTCCTGTTCATTACCTGCTTTTCTTAGCTGAACTCTCACAGGTAGACTGCGCCTGTTAGCTAGTTACATAATATGTGACGTTAACTGTTGTAACCCATGACAGTCAGACCtgttaaaatgtcacaaaatacACCTCCACGGGATCTGAGGGGTTTGTGACCACAGGCAGTAAGTTCATGCAAAAGGATGTTAAATTCCATAGAGCATGATTGTCATCATGGCTCCTGGATCTAATGTGTTAGCGTCACACGAGGTGTAAAGATTCATGGTTCAGTTTAGATCTTTATATTTAGCTTTGTTTCAGTTCGTATCCGAATGTTCCAGCACTGATTTGATGAAAAGGCTCATGCGGTTAAACCTGATCTGTAATATTGTCAGTTAACATAGTAAATTAAGGAGAGCTCAACAGGATGAACCTGCAGTAGGTTGTTGTATTGCTGTTTCATTGATTTTATTGCAGTACGTGAACACAGACATCATTGGCTTGCTTTtagaaggacacacacatgtatatactCTAGCGGTGTAATGATTCAAAAATAGATACTGCAACCCCAACCCAAGGCATCCTTTGCAGTTGGTGCACACACAGAGTCGAGTCTCTATGACTTGCATCGATTTTCTACGAGACGTACTCTTACCTAACCCATAATATCTAGTTACTAAACTCAGCATAACCAGGTCTTCACCCTAAATATtcaatgatttacattatgtCCCCATAAGGACAAGACCCCATAATCTGACTGTGTGAACAGAATGATATAGGTTCCCACAACTTGAGTTGTACcgggaccacacacacacacacacacacacactaaatataACGTACTGCTTCTAAACTGATCAATCATCAGAAGCTGCTCAACAGAAATGACAGATTTATTAGAGCTAACTTAGACAGTGACAGTGTCTTCATCACATAATTTATCCACAATAGAGCAATGATAGGTGTGAAACTCCCCACTCAGTTCATATTACTCTCTCTACTCATACATTTCTGTCTAAATGTGACTAGGAGCtgtctgtatgtttgtttgttttggtgcttttatttcacctcctctctccctcctcagcctctgtGCAGGTCCAGGTGGAACCTGTGGGGCGGTGGCTGGAGGCCTTCCTgaaaaggaggagcaggaataCATCAGCCTCCttccaggagctggaggaagaggaggtgtcATCTGAGGAGTCAGAGGATGAGGAGTTTCAACTGGAGGAGTATCCCATGCTCCGAACTCTCGACCCCAAAGACTGGAAGGTATTGGTCCAGTAACAACTAACATGTAGTGATGTTTCGTTAATAAATTGTCCATATATAATGAATTCATGCAGGGAGTCATTGAACCTCTTTGTCTTGTGTCTGGCTTGTCAGAATCAAGATCATTATAGTGTCCTCGGCCTCCCACACTTGAGGTACAAAGCCACACAGAAACAGATCAGAGCTGCTCGTGAGTACCCTTCCTCCTCCCGCTCTTATGTAGTTGTATCTGTAGTTGGTGATTAGAAATAATTAAAGCCACATTCTGCTGTTACTCGACAGACAAATCCATTGTGTTGAAGCATCATCCTGACAAAAGGAAAGCTGCCGGGGAGCAGATTGTAGAAGGAGACAACGACTACTTTACCTGTATAACTAAAGGTATGTAACTGCTGCTATATGTCACCAGCACTAACATTATGTTTGGGCTCTTAAACTGATCCTGCTCTTTGTCAATGTCTGACCCTCAGCTATAGAAATCCTGTCAGATCCTGTGAAGAGAAGAGCTTTTGACAGTGTAGATCCAACCTTTGACAATGCTGTGCCTTCAAAGAATGAAGGCAAAGACAACTTTTTTGATGCGTATGCTCCCATTTTTGAGAGGAACGCTAGATGGTCTTCCAAAAAGCACGTTCCCAAAATCGGAACCATGGAGTCTTCATTTGAAGATGTGGataatttttacactttttggtAAGTGGTGTTTTTTTGGGTCACTATTAAGCAAGATGCTGATATCAAATTCACAAtctcttattttcttcttttaaaggtACAACTTTGACTCGTGGAGAGAATTTTCATActtggatgaagaggagaaggaaaaggcTGAGTGGTAAGCTAGCGTTCATCACAGCCATCCAAGCAACTGAGCCAAATATGAGGTTGTGTGTCATAACTTCTCTTGTCTGactgacatgtttctgttttgtgcTGCAGTCGAGATGAGAGGAGGTGGATTGAAAAGCAGAATCGAGCTGCCAGAGctcagaggaagaaggaggagatgaaCAGATTACGAACACTAGTTGGTACAGTCCCGTAGAGCCAGCACACACTCAGAGATTTCATGATGCACAATGTAACTTAACAGCCAAAATATCACAAAGCTGCACAACTCGACCAATGTAGAAATGGTCTTTAATTTTCTCGGCTCAAAATCATTGATATTGATCCGTGTTATTGCTTCTCTGCAGATACTGCCTACAGCTGGGACCCTAGAATAAAGAAATTCAAAGATGACGAAAAAGCCCGCAAGGAATCTGAGAAGAAGGCGAAAGCTGAtgctaagaaaagagagcaggaggagaaggaccgAGTAAGTTTCATTCATTACATCACTGCACATGCATCGAGTTTATTGGGTGCATCTAAAAGCATCATTCGTGCTTTTCAGGCTTATCTTGAAACAAATAAAGCCCATAATTCATGCAACCTTTATTTTAACTCTGGGATACACAAGTCATTGCATTGATTTTGTCCATATTTCAAAGAGATTTGTGCAGGAAAAGTAATGTGTACCCAGAGTCCAAAGCCATCAATGGAAATAAAAGGTGTCAGAAGCAAATGTCAATGAAACCAGATTGAAAAACATTCTTAAGTTTGTTGTTCACAAGATGCATCTGCTGTTATGAAACAGGCCTCAGGAGAGTCTCTCTACCGTCTGTCTATAAATGGAGATGGTTTAGTTCTCTGGCTACGTTCACTAGAAGTGGCTGCCAAGCTAAGACGACTCCAAAGGCACAGAGCAGAATTTTCTTTTAAGCTGCTTACAGACATGCACTCAAATCCGgagatgtgtatgtgagaggCCCTGGACTTTCTCTAGTTTCTTCAGCCTGAAAaatgtcagtcagtcagtttgaggtcacagcaggagatcctcaaTAGAATTCACTTGTGGGCAAGTTGATACAAACCTTCCACCACCAGCTGCTCCGCTCCTCACTTGAACAAGCCAGAGattttcctgttgctgtgaattTGTCTCTACTGGAGAAACTCCTGCTGCATtattcatatgtgaaagacaaactccggagttcatgtctgaaacccCTCAATATACTCAGATCATTGAGCAAGGTGTCCATGGCAGGATGATCATCAGTATTTGAATacacactttttaaaatttaataaatacaaaatattgcTAGACATCCTCTTAATCAAGGAAATAGTTTGACTGACTATTATTTACTTCCTGACGGATGTTCAAGTtttaggtttgtttttttaaaagtttgctTTGAAAATGATATCATTTGCTCAttggtgtgtttctctgtgaacCCGACAGGCCCGGCAGGCGGAGCTGGAGACTGCTCGTTTGgcaaaggagaaggaggacgaggaggccAAGCAGGTGGCGCAGCTggcaaaaaaagagaaggagatcCAGAAAAAGGCCATCaagaaggagagacagaaactCAGGACGACCTGCAAGGTGAATTTTCATGGTTTCGAGTCTCAAATCAGAAGAGTCGTGCAACGTAGTCTTATTGTCTCTATTGTCAACTATCTCCATATCTTTCCTCACCCACAGACCTGGAATTACTTTGCTGACGATGAGTCTGACAGTGTGAAGATGATGGAAGAAGTGGAGAAGCTCTGTGATAGGCTGGAGCTAATGAGGTATTGTCACCTACATCAATTGGAGGAATTTAAATGCCTTAAAAAAAGTGGACTCATTTGAGCACACTGCGGCCCTAATGCGTCTTGAATCTGAGATGATCTTTTATGTTAtgttgcttgtgtgtttgtagtctTCAGGCCCTGAATGAAATCCTGGCCTCTGGATCAAAAGAAGACAGCAAGGCAGCTGTGGAGAAGCAggtaacatttttttttaaatgtttgtttaatttatttagcaGGTGACAGAGGAATGAGCACCACCTTCATGGGGATGTTTACCATggtattaaagggactcttacctttgttgcatttttacactttttgtggataaggttaaattggtattaataaggtaatgacactctaaaatgcaagacagacccaccaggagttaaagcaaacaattatttcactctcgtaatatttagtgaaaacttcaaccaataaaattcttcggaccgaaggaccttattggccgacagacctgtctgtttgctgcatggaaacagacaggaagcccgtctgcttcttgtggcgcattcgggcccgcgtcatcaaggcgcgtcctcaactatagggtttgttttgattccacggcagacagtagcgaccgtatcgaccgtagcgactgacgatggcagaccaaagtggtccacggcgtactgaaacagccgctcccagggggaaaaacaaaagaaacacagcggatgggaacgagggggtggggcattggaggaaggcgggatgattcgaatgtgctgtaattctcaaatgcaacaaaggtaagagtccctttaagtgcactcaagtttaaaaacatgttgGCGTGTCTTTtttcaggtgcaggaggtgaacaaccaactgcagagggagaaggaggctGAGGTTCAGGCGAGGCAGACAGCTCGCAGTGCGGACCAGGCCAGCGGCGGAGGAGGCAGCTCAGGGAAGGGCTGGAACGAGGACGACCTCCAGCTGCTCATCAAGTCTGTCAATCTGTTCCCTGCTGGAACCAACGCCAGGTAAACCGATAGAGCAGCAAGTTATGAATGGCAGAATAAAAGACTCAGGTTAATAGTGCAGCCCTGGTTTGCCGTGTATTCCAAATGTAAACTGACAAAGAAAATTAACTCtatctttcctcctccttccaggTGGGAAGTTATTGCCAATAATATGAACTTGCACTCCACCAGCGGCATGAAGAGGACGGCCAAAGATGTCATTAACAAAGCCAAGAACATGCAACGACTCGGTGAGCTTCACAACTGACAGTAGCGCATTAATGGGCTTTAGGAAGCCAAAACAAAGTGCAAGTTATTTCTGCTGAGCTCATGGTACAGTAGGGCATACAAATGTCATAGTACAGTAAGGTGTTAAAAAAGGCCATAATATATTAAGGCATTAAAACGTCATAGTACAGTAAGTTGGCGGATTGGTAGGCCTCAGACGAGCCAGGAGTCCCTGTACATCAGACAATGATTAGGCAGCTCCATTATGAATGATGACGCACATTCTCTGCATGGGGAATTTTCCAAGGGGTAAAACAAGCCGCTGCAGAAATAGTTTTGTTCCAGCCGCAATTGTTCACTTGGCCTTATCCAATTTACTGTAGATAGCGAAAGCATTTTTGCGGTcttttctgtcagtgtgttatAATTTTGATGGATGCCTCCTCTTTATTTTGCTGCAAAACAAATCTACCTTAGGGTACAAATAAAGTAACATAACGTATAAAAATGTCATAGTACAGTAGGGTTATAATGCCCTAGTATAGTTATGTATAAAAATATTATAGAATAGTaacgtgtttttaaaaaaacagtctTGTAAGGCATAAAAAGTCATAAggtaatacaaattattttatttcacattacaTTGACATAGTTTTGACTTAAAAATATTCTCTCTGATCATTCTTAAAAagataatgtgtattttaagaacACGTGCTGGAGATCACTGGTGTATATACAGAAGAGTAAGTAAATTAAAGGGTAATTCGTACAGAAGAGAAATTCTGCGGCCTTTGCAAcctcattttaaatattcataataCATCAGTGTCAAAGACTCCTGTGGTAATCATGGAAATGAATTCCATGAGCTCAAAGTGTACATGTCGTCTCTTCAGATCCGCTACAGAAAGATGATGTCAACAAAAAAGCCTTTGAGAAGTTCAAGAAGGAACACTCGTATGTGGCGCCCACCATAGACAACGCTGTGCCCTCAGAGAGATTTGAAGGTGAGTACATCTATACAGCTGCTTAGTGTCTGCGACACGTGATAAACAGACTGAAACCACAAGTGGAGAGAATAATTGGTGAGGAAAGTGACCCAAAATGTCAAGTACTTTGGGAGTGTGCCACCAAGTAGAATCAATAATTGTCTTTCTATTTGCAGTGAAAGCTGTACATGAAGTAAAACAAATATAGTACTTGTGCTGCACAAGGAATGTATTATTTTGTCACCTTTACTGTTAGACCAGTGTTTTCACGGAGAACAGTTTGTAGCATCATGTTGCAGCAATGAAGGAGCTTATCAGTGCTACTTCAACAGTCAAGTTGCTGTAGTTTGTTGATGCTGATCATTTCTACCAGACAAACCAATGTCTCAGTTTTTTCCTCTCAGGCGGTAACACTGCATCCTGGACCACAGATGAGCAGAAGCTTCTGGAACAGGCCCTGAAGACGTACCCAGTCACCACAGCCGAGAGGTGGGAGAAAATCGCTGCTGCTGTCCCAGGACGGAACAAGAAAGACTGTATGAAGCGGTACAAGGTAAGATGGTCTCTTAACTTATCATGTGTATGAGGTTAGATTAAAGTTACATGTCTGTATAATACAAATTCACAAGCATCAATAACTACATGGTTCTAATCTGTTTCTCTGACAGGAACTGGTGGAGATGGTTAAAGCCAAGAAAGCTGCTCAGGACCACGCAGCACCCAAGAGCAAAAAATGACGAGAACCACAAAAGACAATAGTATCCGTGTTATTTTAACATTATTGTGTTGgtctttattttataataaaaaattaaaggaCGAAAAGGACAAGACTTAAATACGGTTTCTCTTTATATGTTTATGCTGTACAGTTAAAAAGGTGATCAGGTTCTCATCCAGTACATTCCACTGCGGATCTGGTTGT encodes:
- the dnajc2 gene encoding dnaJ homolog subfamily C member 2, producing MLLEALDSDETFVFATAAASVQVQVEPVGRWLEAFLKRRSRNTSASFQELEEEEVSSEESEDEEFQLEEYPMLRTLDPKDWKNQDHYSVLGLPHLRYKATQKQIRAAHKSIVLKHHPDKRKAAGEQIVEGDNDYFTCITKAIEILSDPVKRRAFDSVDPTFDNAVPSKNEGKDNFFDAYAPIFERNARWSSKKHVPKIGTMESSFEDVDNFYTFWYNFDSWREFSYLDEEEKEKAECRDERRWIEKQNRAARAQRKKEEMNRLRTLVDTAYSWDPRIKKFKDDEKARKESEKKAKADAKKREQEEKDRARQAELETARLAKEKEDEEAKQVAQLAKKEKEIQKKAIKKERQKLRTTCKTWNYFADDESDSVKMMEEVEKLCDRLELMSLQALNEILASGSKEDSKAAVEKQVQEVNNQLQREKEAEVQARQTARSADQASGGGGSSGKGWNEDDLQLLIKSVNLFPAGTNARWEVIANNMNLHSTSGMKRTAKDVINKAKNMQRLDPLQKDDVNKKAFEKFKKEHSYVAPTIDNAVPSERFEGGNTASWTTDEQKLLEQALKTYPVTTAERWEKIAAAVPGRNKKDCMKRYKELVEMVKAKKAAQDHAAPKSKK